ATCCTCGCCGTTCTGGCCGCCACCGGCGCAGCCTTCGCTCAAGCGGCTCCTCCCGTCGTCCAAGGCAAAGTCAGCCTCTCCGGCGCTTGGGCCCTCTATCCCATGGCCGTCAAATGGGCCGAGGAGTTCCGCAAAATCCATCCCCAGGTTCAGATCGACGTTCAGGCCGGCGGCGCCGGCAAAGGGCTGACCGACGCCTTGACCGGCATGGTCGATATCGGCTTGGTCTCGCGCGATATCCAGCCGGCCGAGGTCGCCAAGGGGGCCTTCCCGTTGGCCGTGACCAAGGACGGTGTCGTGGCTACGATCAGCGCCAAGAACCCCCTGATGGCCGCTATCAAGTCCAAGGGACTGACCCGGGCCGCGTTCATCGACATATGGATCACCGGCAAGCCTCTGACTTGGGGCCAAGCCCTGGGAACCCCGGACAAGCAGCCCGTCCGGGTGTTCACTCGGTCCGACGCCTGCGGAGCGGCGGAGACCTGGGCCGCTTTCCTGGGCAAGCGGCAGGAGGACCTGGGCGGCGTCGGGGTCTACGGCGATCCCGGGCTGGCCGACGCGGCCCGCCGCGACCCGCTGGCCATCGGTTACAACAACATCAACTTCGCCTATGACGCCAAAACCCTCAAGCCGATCGAGGGCCTCGAGATCGTCCCCATCGATCTCGACGGCAACGGCCGCATCGATCCGGCCGAAAGCATCTATGCCACCCGCGACGACATCACCACGGCCATCGCGGGCAACAAGTATCCTTCGCCCCCGGCCCGCGACCTCTATTTCGTGACCAAAGGGAAGCCGGCCAATCCCGCGGTCGTCGCTTTCATAAAATGGGTTCTGGCCGAAGGCCAGGCCTTCGTCCCCGAGACCGGATACATCCCGCTGGCCAAGGACAAGCTGGCCGCCGGGCTGGCTCGACTGACCGGCAAGTAAGGCCGGAAACGCGGAGCCGAAAGCGGGGAGGGCCATGAGGAGCGACGCCGCGAGGTTGGGCCGAGACCGCCGGGCGCGGCGCTCGATGCGCCTGATTTCGTTCCTGCCCGGCTTGCTCGTCGTCCTCATCCTATTCGGGCTCTATTACAAGTCGCGCGGCATCCTGGGCCTCAAGCCCCTGACCTCGCTTCTCTTCGGCTCGGAGTGGAAACCGCTCAAAGGCAGCTTCGGTTTCTTTCCGTTCATCCTGGGCACCTTCTGGGTCACGCTGACGGCCATGATCCTGGCCGTCCCCGTGTCTTTGCTCACGGCCATCTACTTGTCCGAATATGCGCCTCGGTCCGTCCGGGGGGCGGCCAAGTCGTTCGTCGATCTTCTATCGGGCATCCCGTCGGTCGTCTTCGGCGTCTGGGGCGTCCTGATGGTGGTGCCGTTCGTCGCCAAGCTGGCCGGATGGCTGGGGACTTATTCCTCCGGCTATTCCGTCCTGTCCGGAGCCGTCGTCTTGGCCATCATGGTCTTCCCGACCATCATCCTGGTCTGCCTGGAAGTCTTTGCTGCCGTGCCGCGGGACCTGCGCGACGCGTCCCTGGCCTTGGGCGCCACCCGGTGGGAGACCGTCAAGCACGTCGTCCTGCGCAAGGGTGCGCCAGGGGTTTTCGCCGCCGTCGTCCTGGGGTTCTCCCGGGCTTTCGGTGAGACCATGGCCGTGCTCATGGTCGTAGGCAACATGGCCCAGGTCCCCAAGTCGCTGTTCGACAGCGCCTATCCGCTGCCGGCGCTCATCGCCAACAACTACGGCGAAATGATGTCGGTGCCGCTCTACGATTCGGCGCTCATGCTGGCCGCCCTCGTCCTTCTGCTCGTCGTCCTCGTTTTCAACCTGGGCGCACGGATCACCCTGACCCGGATCGAACGGAGGGTCGAATGACAAGACAGTTCCGGCGCCAGACGGAAATGGCTAGCCGTCGCCGATTCTGGTCGGCGATGGGCAACCACCGCCGCCGTCGGGCCGAAGAGCGTTTCTTCAAAGCCTTGATGATCATTGCGACCGGGATTGTCATGGGCAGCCTCCTGCTCATCGTCGGGACGATCGTGGTCAAGGGCTTCCCGGCCCTCAACTTGGATATGATCACGAAGACGCCCAAGGGCGGATATTACCTCGGCAAGGAAGGCGGCATCCTGAACGCCATCCTGGGTTCGCTCTATTTGGCCGGCGGGGCGACTCTGCTGGCTTTCCTCCTGAGCCTGCCCCTGGCTTTGTTCTTGGACATGGAGACCCGGTCCAAGTCGGGCGCGGCGTTGCGGGTCCGCTTCGCCCTGGACGTCCTCTGGGGCATTCCCTCGATCGTCTATGGCGCCTTTGGGTTTCTGATCATGGCGCTCGTCGGCCTGCGGGCCTCGCTCCTGGCCGGCATCATCATCGTGGCGCTGCTCGAGCTGCCGATCATGGCCCGCTCCATGGACGAAGTCGTGCGGCTCGTCCCGGCCGCCCTCAAGGACGCCTCGGCCTCGCTCGGCGCCACCCGGCTGGAGACGGCCGTGCGGGTCGTTCTGCGCCAGTGCCTGCCGGGCTTGCTGACGGCCGTGCTCATCGCCTTCGGCCGCGGTGTCGGCGACGCCGCCTCGGTCCTGTTCACGGCCGGTTTCACCGACAGCCTGCCGACCTCGCTCTTTCAGCCGGCGGCCACCCTGCCGCTGGCCATCTTTTTCCAGCTGGGCACGCCCTTCCCCGAGGTCCGGGCCCGGGCCTATGCCTCGGCCGCCGTGCTGACCCTGATCATCCTGATCGTCAGCCTGGCCGCCCGCTGGCTGAGCCGCAAACTCAAGAAGCACACCATCCAATGAACGAAACCACCCATCTCCGCATCAGCCATCTCAGCGTCGCCTTCGGCGGCCAGCCCGTCCTGCGGGACGTCAGCTTGGACGTCCCCGACCGCAAGATCACCGTCATCATCGGGCCTTCGGGCTGCGGCAAGACGACGCTGCTCAAGTCCCTCAACCGCCTGCTGGACTCGGTTGACGACGTCCGGATCACGGGCAGCATCTTCGTCGACGAGGACGACATCAACGATCCCCGGGTCGAGGTCACGCGGGTCCGCAAGAAAATGGGCCTGCTGTCCCAGAAACCCCAAGTCCTGCCGATGTCGATCTTCGATAACATCGCCTATGGGCCGCGCCTGCACGGGTTGCGCGACAAAACTGCCCTGGCCGTCGTCGTCGAGAAGGAGCTGCGGGCGGCCGGGTTGTGGGAAGAGGTCAAGGACCGCTTGCATGCCCCGGCCTCGCGCCTCTCGGTCGGGCAGCAGCAGCGTCTGTGCCTGGCCCGGGGCTTGGCCGTCGAGCCGGAGATCATCCTGGGCGATGAGCCGACGTCGGCCCTCGACCCGCAGTCGAGCCGCATCGTCGAGCAGCGGCTGATCGCGCTTAAGGCCGATTACACCGTCATCGTCGTCACCCACATCCTGCGGCAGGCCCGGCGGATCGCGGACTATATCGCGTTTCTCTATTTGGGCGAGCTTGTCGAGCACGGGCCGGCGGCCGAAGTGTTCGCCGCGCCGCGCGATCCCCGGACCCGCGCCTATCTAACCGGGGAGATTTCGTAAGATCGGGTTGTCATCCCGTCGCTCGCAATGACGAGAAGATGGCCATAAGAAACCATTCTTCTTGGCGCGTCGTATATAATCAAGGGACGAGGATTGGTTTGCCTCCTGCAGGCCAATCCTTGGACTCGCCGCATCGATTTCTGAGGAGGTCCTGCTCATGAAAAAAACCGCCCTTGTGGCCCTGCTTGCCTTCACCCTTTTGTTGACGGCCGCGGCCCAGACGCCGCCCGCCGCCAAGACCGAGGATTTCTCCAAGACCCTGGTCAAGGTCGCCAAGCCCGAGGCCCCGCCCGCCGACATCAAGGCCGGGTTCGACACGATCAGCGCCCGGGGCTCCCTGTCGATGCTGACGTTCATCGCCTCCGACCTTCTCGAGGGCCGGGAAGCGGGAACGCGCGGCTATCAGCTGGCGGCCGAATACGCCGCCTCGCTCTTCGGCATGTGGGGCTTGACCCCGATGGGCGACTTCGCGCCCCGCTCCTTCAGCATGGCCCAATACTTCTCGGGCGCCACCGCTGCGCCGAAGCCGCCCCAGAAGACTTTCTGGCAGGAGTTCCCCCTGCAGGAAACCCTGGAAACGTCCAGCCGGATGGCCCTGGAAGTCCGCCACGGCCAGGCGGTCCTGAACCGCGAGTTCCAGGCCGGCGCCGACTATTCCTCCCAGGCAGCCACGGGCGACGTCCTGACCGCGCCGGTCGTATTCGCCGGCTACGGTGTTGTCGACAAAGACGCCAAGTATGACGACCTCAAGGACATCGACGTCAAGGGCAAGGTCGTCCTCGTCCTGTCCGGTGCGCCGCCCTTCATCGCCGGCAAGCCCATGCCCCCCGGCATGGTGTCGGGGATGTCCATGTCGGGGATGTCGCCCAGGCTCGAAGCCCTGGTCAAGCGGGGTCCGGCCGCCATCCTGACGGTCAACCCGGCCGGTCAGGACATGGCCCGGTATAAATCCCTCCTGCCGGCCAAGAGTGTTCCGGACGAGACGCCCATCATCCACAAGCCCTACCGGCAGATGTCGATTCCCGGCGCGGCCGTGCCCATGCCCTGGGACAAGCCGGTCATGATGCAGATCAGCAACCGCACCGCCGACGCCATCCTGGCCGCCGCCGGCCGGACGCTCGAGTCGGCCAAGAAGGCGATCGACCAGGCCAAGAAGCCCGCTTCTTTCGACGTCCCCGGAGCGAGCCTGACCATCGCCTCGACCCTCAAGACCCAAATGGCCCGCGGCATCAACGTCGTCGGGATGATCGAGGGTTCCGACCCGGCTCTCAAGTCCGAGGCGATCGTCATCGGCGCCCACCTCGACCACACCGGCCGCTTCGAGGATTACATCTTCAACGGCGCCGACGACAACGGTTCCGGCAGCGTCGGCGTCCTCAACCTGGCCCAGGCCTTCGCCGCCAATCCCAAGAAGCCCAAGCGGACG
This genomic interval from Candidatus Aminicenantes bacterium contains the following:
- a CDS encoding substrate-binding domain-containing protein, which produces MKKTLVLILAVLAATGAAFAQAAPPVVQGKVSLSGAWALYPMAVKWAEEFRKIHPQVQIDVQAGGAGKGLTDALTGMVDIGLVSRDIQPAEVAKGAFPLAVTKDGVVATISAKNPLMAAIKSKGLTRAAFIDIWITGKPLTWGQALGTPDKQPVRVFTRSDACGAAETWAAFLGKRQEDLGGVGVYGDPGLADAARRDPLAIGYNNINFAYDAKTLKPIEGLEIVPIDLDGNGRIDPAESIYATRDDITTAIAGNKYPSPPARDLYFVTKGKPANPAVVAFIKWVLAEGQAFVPETGYIPLAKDKLAAGLARLTGK
- the pstC gene encoding phosphate ABC transporter permease subunit PstC, coding for MRLISFLPGLLVVLILFGLYYKSRGILGLKPLTSLLFGSEWKPLKGSFGFFPFILGTFWVTLTAMILAVPVSLLTAIYLSEYAPRSVRGAAKSFVDLLSGIPSVVFGVWGVLMVVPFVAKLAGWLGTYSSGYSVLSGAVVLAIMVFPTIILVCLEVFAAVPRDLRDASLALGATRWETVKHVVLRKGAPGVFAAVVLGFSRAFGETMAVLMVVGNMAQVPKSLFDSAYPLPALIANNYGEMMSVPLYDSALMLAALVLLLVVLVFNLGARITLTRIERRVE
- a CDS encoding ABC transporter permease subunit translates to MGNHRRRRAEERFFKALMIIATGIVMGSLLLIVGTIVVKGFPALNLDMITKTPKGGYYLGKEGGILNAILGSLYLAGGATLLAFLLSLPLALFLDMETRSKSGAALRVRFALDVLWGIPSIVYGAFGFLIMALVGLRASLLAGIIIVALLELPIMARSMDEVVRLVPAALKDASASLGATRLETAVRVVLRQCLPGLLTAVLIAFGRGVGDAASVLFTAGFTDSLPTSLFQPAATLPLAIFFQLGTPFPEVRARAYASAAVLTLIILIVSLAARWLSRKLKKHTIQ
- a CDS encoding ATP-binding cassette domain-containing protein, which codes for MNETTHLRISHLSVAFGGQPVLRDVSLDVPDRKITVIIGPSGCGKTTLLKSLNRLLDSVDDVRITGSIFVDEDDINDPRVEVTRVRKKMGLLSQKPQVLPMSIFDNIAYGPRLHGLRDKTALAVVVEKELRAAGLWEEVKDRLHAPASRLSVGQQQRLCLARGLAVEPEIILGDEPTSALDPQSSRIVEQRLIALKADYTVIVVTHILRQARRIADYIAFLYLGELVEHGPAAEVFAAPRDPRTRAYLTGEIS
- a CDS encoding M20/M25/M40 family metallo-hydrolase codes for the protein MKKTALVALLAFTLLLTAAAQTPPAAKTEDFSKTLVKVAKPEAPPADIKAGFDTISARGSLSMLTFIASDLLEGREAGTRGYQLAAEYAASLFGMWGLTPMGDFAPRSFSMAQYFSGATAAPKPPQKTFWQEFPLQETLETSSRMALEVRHGQAVLNREFQAGADYSSQAATGDVLTAPVVFAGYGVVDKDAKYDDLKDIDVKGKVVLVLSGAPPFIAGKPMPPGMVSGMSMSGMSPRLEALVKRGPAAILTVNPAGQDMARYKSLLPAKSVPDETPIIHKPYRQMSIPGAAVPMPWDKPVMMQISNRTADAILAAAGRTLESAKKAIDQAKKPASFDVPGASLTIASTLKTQMARGINVVGMIEGSDPALKSEAIVIGAHLDHTGRFEDYIFNGADDNGSGSVGVLNLAQAFAANPKKPKRTIIFALWTGEEKGLLGSEYFVKHPPVPGLKIVTYLNFDMMSRAYDEKSLAFAARTMGVPSSPEFLKAVTPANFMLIHFQEGSSLGEAAREADRYVGLDLYLRAAKTGGISFGDSDHSSFNDVKIPWLWPFSAVTPDLHQTSDSVDKVSGELMEKTSRLMYGIAWIAAEK